In one Corallococcus sp. EGB genomic region, the following are encoded:
- a CDS encoding ABC transporter permease, translating into MLKWAQKLGMIALLFILWEVLSRSGVWNKHLFPGPVEVVHTLIAMVRDGQLGGATLRSLGRLTHAYLMSVGIGVPLGLCIARLSFFRNAVKPVVMGLQALPSICWLPLALLWFGLNDRAILFVVVMGSVLGIAIATEDAVNGLDPQLARVARTLGVRGPRFYFGVLLPGALPGIVTGLKLGWSFAWRALLAGELLFVSGGLGQLLTMGRELMDVSQVMAVMLAIILIGITVDRVLFQTVETRLRRRWGLTASV; encoded by the coding sequence ATGCTGAAGTGGGCGCAGAAGCTGGGGATGATCGCGCTGCTCTTCATCCTCTGGGAGGTGCTGTCGCGCTCGGGCGTGTGGAACAAGCACCTGTTCCCCGGGCCGGTGGAGGTGGTCCACACGCTCATCGCCATGGTCCGCGACGGACAGCTGGGGGGCGCCACGCTGCGCTCCCTGGGCCGGCTGACGCACGCCTACCTCATGTCCGTGGGCATCGGCGTCCCGCTGGGGCTGTGCATCGCGCGGCTGTCCTTCTTCCGCAACGCGGTGAAGCCGGTGGTGATGGGCCTGCAGGCCCTGCCCTCCATCTGCTGGCTGCCGCTGGCGCTGCTGTGGTTCGGCCTCAACGACCGCGCCATCCTCTTCGTGGTGGTGATGGGCAGCGTGCTGGGCATCGCCATCGCCACCGAGGACGCGGTCAACGGCCTGGACCCGCAGCTGGCCCGCGTGGCCCGCACCCTGGGCGTGCGCGGCCCGCGCTTCTACTTCGGCGTGCTCCTGCCCGGCGCGCTGCCCGGCATCGTCACCGGCCTCAAGCTGGGGTGGAGCTTCGCGTGGCGCGCGCTGCTCGCGGGCGAGCTGCTCTTCGTCTCCGGCGGCCTGGGCCAGCTGCTCACCATGGGCCGTGAGCTGATGGACGTGTCACAGGTGATGGCGGTGATGCTGGCCATCATCCTCATCGGCATCACGGTGGACCGCGTCCTCTTCCAGACGGTGGAGACGCGCCTGCGGCGCCGGTGGGGCCTGACGGCGTCCGTGTGA
- a CDS encoding PIN domain-containing protein — protein MLHAPFPVVLDANVLIPLTVCDTLLSAAHEGLIQIHWTELILEETRRNLVKAIGLPAEKAARRVAAMKAAFPEALVTGHEGLIASMTNPEKDRHVLAAAVHVGAQTLVTSNLRDFEEQHLPATLQAQSPDTFLQHLLSQSPETVLEMLRAQAEALRNPPISLMRLLDGLARSVPGFAREVRTLLPPSLVK, from the coding sequence GTGCTCCATGCTCCGTTTCCTGTCGTCCTCGATGCGAACGTCCTGATTCCCCTCACCGTCTGCGACACCTTGTTGAGCGCGGCGCATGAAGGGCTCATCCAGATTCACTGGACGGAGCTCATCCTCGAGGAGACGCGCCGCAACCTCGTCAAGGCCATCGGATTGCCGGCAGAGAAGGCCGCCCGGCGCGTGGCTGCCATGAAGGCTGCCTTTCCCGAAGCCCTGGTGACGGGCCACGAGGGGCTCATCGCCTCCATGACCAACCCGGAGAAGGACCGGCATGTCCTCGCCGCCGCGGTCCACGTGGGCGCCCAGACGCTCGTCACGAGCAACCTCCGGGACTTCGAAGAACAACACCTGCCCGCGACGCTCCAGGCCCAGTCACCCGACACCTTTCTTCAACACCTGCTCAGCCAATCACCGGAGACCGTGCTGGAGATGCTCCGAGCCCAGGCCGAGGCCCTGCGCAATCCCCCCATCTCCCTGATGAGACTCCTGGACGGTTTGGCGCGCAGCGTGCCGGGCTTCGCCCGCGAGGTCCGTACACTGCTGCCTCCGTCCCTCGTCAAATGA
- a CDS encoding helix-turn-helix domain-containing protein, whose translation MTSPTDDLPPRASEPVAASDVTLEQVRKLAHLITRELSDKGGRHPLFSLLGPNHESVPLPTDVLTLMQQLLAILASGDAVTVVPVHKELTTQQAANLLNVSRQYLVQLLDEGRIPFHRTGTHRRVYSKDVLEYRARQKTNRRSQLDAMMRESQDAGGYPELD comes from the coding sequence ATGACTTCACCCACCGATGACCTTCCGCCCCGGGCGTCCGAGCCTGTCGCCGCCAGCGATGTGACCCTGGAGCAGGTACGGAAGCTCGCGCACCTCATCACCCGGGAGTTGAGCGACAAGGGTGGCAGGCACCCGCTCTTCTCACTGCTGGGCCCGAACCATGAGTCCGTGCCGTTGCCGACGGATGTGCTCACGTTGATGCAGCAGCTGCTCGCCATCCTCGCGTCGGGGGACGCCGTCACCGTGGTCCCCGTCCACAAGGAGCTCACGACCCAGCAGGCCGCGAACCTGCTCAACGTCTCGCGGCAGTACCTGGTGCAGCTGCTGGACGAAGGGCGGATCCCCTTTCACCGCACAGGCACCCATCGTCGCGTCTACAGCAAGGACGTCCTCGAGTACCGCGCACGGCAGAAGACGAACCGCCGCTCCCAGCTTGACGCGATGATGCGTGAAAGCCAGGACGCCGGGGGCTATCCCGAACTGGATTGA
- a CDS encoding ABC transporter ATP-binding protein produces MFRRLIKRMRGLRQAAPHLLRPANVDADRAKISIAQLDHHYANKVVALKDVNLNVRSGEFVCLLGPSGCGKSTLLYALAGHVAPTGGRVAIDGKPIHGPGPDRLLMFQEAALFPWLTVRGNITFALAARGVPRAERQARANAFIQRVRLEGFEDTLPHQLSGGMKMRASLARALAVDPTVLLMDEPFGALDAQTRVHMQEMLQSIWMRSGKTVVFVTHDVQEALMLGTRVVLMAPRPGRVVEDLEIHLPMPRSLEDPSLDAMARDIRHRLRAAEGAAQGPPSGEPAHRRTRTPPSLPHASVVTGR; encoded by the coding sequence ATGTTTCGACGCCTCATCAAGCGGATGCGGGGCCTGCGTCAGGCGGCGCCCCACCTGCTGCGGCCCGCGAACGTGGACGCGGACCGGGCGAAGATCTCCATTGCCCAGCTGGATCACCACTACGCCAACAAGGTCGTGGCGCTGAAGGACGTGAACCTCAACGTCCGCTCGGGTGAGTTCGTCTGCCTGCTGGGCCCGTCCGGCTGCGGCAAGTCCACGCTGCTCTACGCGCTCGCGGGCCACGTGGCGCCCACCGGCGGCCGCGTGGCCATCGACGGCAAGCCCATCCACGGGCCCGGTCCGGACCGGCTGCTCATGTTCCAGGAGGCCGCGCTGTTTCCGTGGCTCACCGTGCGCGGCAACATCACCTTCGCGCTGGCCGCCCGGGGCGTGCCGCGCGCCGAGCGCCAGGCGCGGGCCAACGCCTTCATCCAGCGCGTGCGCCTGGAGGGCTTCGAGGACACGCTCCCCCACCAGCTCTCCGGCGGCATGAAGATGCGCGCCAGCCTCGCCCGGGCGCTCGCGGTGGACCCCACCGTGCTGCTCATGGATGAGCCCTTCGGCGCGCTGGACGCCCAGACGCGCGTGCACATGCAGGAGATGCTGCAGTCCATCTGGATGCGCTCCGGCAAGACGGTGGTGTTCGTCACCCACGACGTGCAGGAGGCGCTGATGCTGGGCACCCGCGTGGTGCTGATGGCGCCCCGGCCGGGCCGCGTGGTGGAGGACCTGGAGATCCACCTGCCCATGCCGCGCTCGCTGGAGGATCCATCCCTGGACGCCATGGCGCGCGACATCCGCCACCGCCTGCGCGCCGCGGAAGGGGCTGCCCAGGGCCCCCCGTCCGGGGAGCCCGCGCACCGCCGCACGCGCACGCCCCCCAGCCTGCCGCACGCCAGCGTCGTGACCGGCCGTTAG
- a CDS encoding YkgJ family cysteine cluster protein, whose translation MSSDLSRLCLHCGMCCDGTLFTQVPLRPAEADALRQRGLSLEVKEGGAVVLPQRCAALEGLCCTVYAERPEACRRYRCQLFNALEEGEVSLEEAKGVVDAAHAKVDAVVGNVGSAEGGRGSAMRQARVAAASLELPAEARESLAHAEVYLDRHFRGRFRRSG comes from the coding sequence ATGTCCTCCGACCTGTCCCGCCTCTGCCTCCACTGCGGCATGTGCTGTGACGGCACCCTCTTCACGCAGGTGCCGCTGCGGCCCGCCGAGGCGGACGCCCTGCGCCAGCGCGGCCTGTCGCTGGAGGTGAAGGAGGGCGGCGCGGTGGTGTTGCCCCAGCGCTGCGCCGCGTTGGAGGGTCTGTGCTGCACGGTGTACGCGGAGCGCCCGGAGGCCTGCCGGCGCTACCGCTGCCAACTCTTCAACGCGCTGGAGGAGGGGGAGGTGTCGCTGGAGGAGGCGAAGGGCGTGGTGGACGCCGCGCACGCGAAGGTGGACGCGGTGGTGGGCAATGTGGGTTCCGCTGAGGGTGGAAGGGGCTCCGCGATGCGTCAGGCGCGGGTGGCCGCGGCCTCGCTGGAGCTGCCCGCCGAGGCGCGCGAGTCCCTGGCGCACGCGGAGGTGTATCTCGACCGGCACTTCCGCGGTCGCTTCCGCCGCTCGGGGTGA
- a CDS encoding PilZ domain-containing protein: MHTDTHDVLAGRESLLGYRVGTALSAAASFGADFSPGRLVQLSLEHLTLHLESRTVPRKGQAASVVVGEGERWATALDAEVIGVNAIRPEVSLRFVAPPLDAGRRIVGLLESLRDNGLLLTPETRPVWREQIDRADRVARICEALAARQARGVLRSRDGQAVVEVTCAFFEPLQDAFGWQLHGALPPGPLTLEAFGYSSVVHFDADAARVEGGVLLMPAPTSLVRFRHRWLRRTQASASCTLEFDHPLWPQVHVRRGLLDVSYEGLSFLTEPGEDLMYPGLRLPVMEVSLEGHAPVRLRAEVRNISSTPHGRRCGVSVRPLDADGARAWRTLVETQAHPTTKVEGDWNDATWKLFERSGYFRLPGKEPEKFTSLRDQFSRTQDKLQEAPLLGYRVVRPAEDGMEATLSVLKPYAGSWMAHQLARHQPPGSRSTAREALRDIYLRGYEPTQADPEVKWFFAYCEANVRWVRYTKFDFATWYAHTGQTCLVPFRLMEGEVDSAWTKPANIAVGTPTQEERASFFARVVHTRPEAYREALDLVPERFDLETTRTGWGDAGLSRERELVVARHEGRAVAFAVFESAQPGLNLFNVLDGVRLVPLEDDARPEVQDAFVALLGHAAEWYRARDRKVFVHYVEATCVEYAERVSLADLGDGKLWVMSARLLPEFLEHLCESTTPRAA; encoded by the coding sequence ATGCACACCGACACTCACGACGTGCTCGCTGGCCGTGAATCCCTCCTCGGCTACCGGGTGGGAACGGCGCTCAGCGCGGCGGCCTCGTTCGGCGCGGACTTCTCCCCCGGGCGTCTGGTGCAGCTGTCGCTGGAGCATCTGACGCTGCACCTGGAGTCGCGCACGGTGCCCCGCAAGGGCCAGGCCGCGTCCGTGGTGGTGGGGGAAGGCGAGCGGTGGGCCACCGCGCTGGACGCGGAGGTGATTGGCGTCAATGCCATACGCCCGGAGGTGAGCCTGCGCTTCGTCGCGCCGCCGCTGGACGCGGGCCGCCGCATCGTGGGGCTCCTGGAGTCGCTGCGCGACAACGGCCTGCTCCTCACGCCGGAGACGCGGCCCGTGTGGCGCGAGCAGATTGACCGCGCGGACCGCGTGGCGCGCATCTGTGAAGCGCTCGCCGCCCGCCAGGCCCGCGGAGTCCTGCGCTCGCGCGACGGCCAGGCCGTGGTGGAGGTCACCTGCGCCTTCTTCGAGCCGCTCCAGGACGCGTTCGGCTGGCAGCTGCACGGCGCGCTTCCTCCGGGGCCCCTCACCCTGGAGGCGTTCGGCTACTCCAGCGTGGTGCACTTCGACGCGGACGCGGCGCGCGTGGAGGGCGGCGTGTTGCTGATGCCGGCGCCCACGTCGCTCGTGCGCTTCCGCCACCGCTGGCTGCGCCGCACGCAGGCCAGCGCGTCCTGCACGCTGGAGTTCGACCATCCGCTCTGGCCCCAGGTGCACGTGCGCCGCGGCCTGCTGGATGTCTCCTACGAAGGCCTGTCCTTCCTCACCGAGCCCGGCGAGGACCTGATGTACCCGGGCCTGCGCCTGCCGGTGATGGAGGTCTCGCTGGAGGGCCACGCGCCGGTGCGCCTGCGCGCGGAGGTGCGCAACATCTCCAGCACGCCCCATGGCCGCCGCTGCGGCGTGAGCGTCCGGCCGCTGGACGCGGACGGGGCCCGCGCGTGGCGCACGCTGGTGGAGACCCAGGCCCACCCCACCACGAAGGTGGAGGGCGACTGGAACGACGCGACGTGGAAGCTCTTCGAGCGCTCCGGCTACTTCCGCCTCCCGGGCAAGGAGCCGGAGAAGTTCACCAGCCTGCGCGACCAGTTCTCCCGCACGCAGGACAAGCTCCAGGAGGCGCCGCTGTTGGGCTACCGCGTGGTGCGCCCCGCGGAGGACGGCATGGAGGCCACGCTGTCCGTGCTCAAGCCCTACGCGGGCAGCTGGATGGCGCACCAGCTGGCGCGGCACCAGCCCCCGGGCAGCCGCTCCACCGCGCGCGAGGCCCTGCGCGACATCTACCTGCGCGGCTACGAGCCCACCCAGGCGGACCCCGAGGTGAAGTGGTTCTTCGCCTACTGCGAGGCCAACGTGCGCTGGGTGCGCTACACGAAGTTCGACTTCGCCACCTGGTACGCGCACACCGGCCAGACGTGCCTCGTGCCCTTCCGCCTGATGGAGGGGGAGGTGGACAGCGCCTGGACGAAGCCCGCGAACATCGCGGTGGGCACGCCCACCCAGGAGGAGCGCGCGAGCTTCTTCGCCCGCGTCGTCCACACCCGCCCGGAGGCCTACCGGGAGGCGCTGGACCTGGTGCCGGAGCGCTTCGACCTGGAGACCACGCGCACCGGCTGGGGTGACGCGGGCCTGTCCCGCGAGCGCGAGCTGGTGGTGGCCCGCCACGAGGGCCGCGCCGTGGCCTTCGCGGTGTTCGAGTCCGCGCAGCCGGGCCTCAACCTCTTCAACGTGCTGGACGGCGTGCGCCTGGTGCCGCTGGAGGACGACGCGCGCCCGGAGGTGCAGGACGCGTTCGTGGCGCTGCTGGGCCACGCGGCGGAGTGGTACCGCGCGCGCGACCGCAAGGTGTTCGTCCACTACGTGGAGGCCACCTGCGTGGAGTACGCGGAGCGCGTGTCCCTGGCGGACCTGGGCGACGGCAAGCTGTGGGTGATGTCCGCCCGCCTGCTGCCGGAGTTCCTGGAGCACCTCTGCGAGTCCACCACGCCGCGCGCGGCGTAG
- a CDS encoding ribonuclease R family protein, translated as MDTSASPRTVTGRVDVHPRGFGFLTVQKPGTAEVLSAFIPPPDLNPFFAGDVVSATVTASGEDRWTASGLTLVERTRTAVYGEVVSRKGAFFLRIDREVSNTDWPLDPGTTPVQHNDAVVARIADGKVVLLYRLEPGADRSLERVIARHGLHRDFPADVIDEARRAKGTPHALGGARRDLRSIPTVTVDAPSTRDIDDAISVLPAGPDGAVRLLVSIADVSESVKEGTLLDLEARARATSVYLAGRVLPMLPEELSAHWLSLVPNEERHCLTVELRIDPDGRVTASDVYESLIRSWARLNYDEVAGFLDDNVVSPAMEPVRDAMPWFRLASARLAVSRAARGGMTMSRDEARFTFDTATGAVSGLAGEKDTSAHHMIERFMVAANEAIATWLMTRGVPTVYRVHEQPDPERVADVNAFALHSGFAAGFGTQITPLALAAFDRQISGARAEAALRSVLRRSLGPSRYTVKPGPHFGLAAPLYLHFTSPIRRYADLAVHRLIKAYLHGKRDFVHEDPEVEKLSQHINVRARSADRAERDRHHELEARFMSTRIGQKFPARIVRVKPFGLVAQLDGMWVEGMVPAEGLAGGPYRPDTRELSMVGKTRTFTVGMPVTVKVVSTDEQLGRVEFALVE; from the coding sequence ATGGACACCTCTGCTTCCCCGCGCACCGTCACCGGCCGCGTCGACGTACATCCCCGTGGCTTCGGCTTTCTCACCGTGCAGAAGCCCGGCACCGCGGAGGTGCTGTCCGCCTTCATCCCGCCTCCGGACCTGAACCCCTTCTTCGCGGGCGACGTCGTCTCCGCCACCGTGACGGCCAGCGGCGAGGACCGGTGGACCGCGTCCGGCCTGACGCTCGTGGAGCGCACCCGCACCGCCGTCTACGGCGAGGTCGTCTCGCGCAAGGGCGCCTTCTTCCTGCGCATCGACCGCGAGGTCTCCAACACCGACTGGCCCCTGGACCCGGGCACCACCCCCGTCCAGCACAATGACGCCGTCGTCGCCCGCATCGCGGACGGCAAGGTCGTCCTCCTCTACCGCCTGGAGCCCGGCGCGGACCGCTCCCTGGAGCGCGTCATCGCCCGCCATGGCCTGCACCGGGACTTCCCCGCGGATGTCATCGACGAGGCCCGTCGCGCGAAGGGCACACCGCACGCCCTGGGCGGCGCCCGGCGCGACCTGCGCTCCATTCCCACCGTCACCGTGGACGCGCCGTCCACCCGCGACATCGACGACGCCATCTCCGTGCTGCCCGCCGGCCCGGACGGCGCCGTGCGCCTGCTCGTGTCCATCGCGGACGTGAGCGAGTCCGTGAAGGAGGGCACCCTCCTGGACCTGGAGGCCCGCGCCCGCGCCACCAGCGTCTACCTGGCCGGCCGCGTGCTCCCCATGCTCCCGGAGGAGCTGTCCGCGCACTGGCTCAGCCTCGTCCCCAACGAGGAGCGCCACTGCCTCACCGTCGAGTTGCGCATCGACCCCGACGGCCGCGTCACCGCCTCGGATGTCTATGAAAGCCTCATCCGCTCCTGGGCGCGGCTGAACTACGACGAGGTCGCCGGCTTCCTCGACGACAACGTCGTGTCCCCCGCCATGGAGCCCGTGCGCGACGCCATGCCCTGGTTCCGCCTGGCGTCCGCGCGGCTCGCCGTGTCGCGCGCGGCCCGGGGCGGCATGACCATGTCCCGCGACGAGGCCCGCTTCACCTTCGATACCGCCACTGGCGCCGTGTCCGGACTCGCCGGGGAGAAGGACACCTCCGCCCACCACATGATTGAGCGCTTCATGGTCGCGGCCAACGAGGCCATCGCCACCTGGCTGATGACCCGCGGCGTGCCCACCGTGTACCGCGTGCACGAACAGCCGGATCCGGAGCGCGTGGCGGACGTGAACGCGTTCGCGCTGCACTCGGGGTTCGCGGCGGGCTTCGGCACGCAGATCACCCCGCTGGCCCTGGCCGCGTTCGACCGCCAGATTTCAGGCGCGAGGGCGGAGGCCGCGCTGCGCTCCGTGCTGCGCCGCTCGCTGGGCCCGTCCCGCTACACCGTGAAGCCGGGGCCGCACTTCGGGCTGGCCGCGCCCCTGTACCTGCACTTCACCTCGCCCATCCGCCGGTACGCGGACCTCGCCGTGCACCGGCTCATCAAGGCGTACCTCCACGGCAAGCGCGACTTCGTGCACGAGGACCCGGAGGTTGAGAAGCTCTCCCAGCACATCAACGTCCGCGCCCGCTCCGCCGACCGCGCGGAGCGCGACCGCCACCACGAGTTGGAGGCGCGCTTCATGTCCACCCGCATCGGGCAGAAGTTCCCCGCCCGCATCGTGCGCGTGAAGCCCTTTGGCCTCGTCGCGCAACTGGATGGCATGTGGGTGGAGGGCATGGTGCCCGCGGAAGGACTGGCCGGCGGTCCCTACCGTCCGGACACCCGTGAGCTGTCCATGGTGGGCAAGACGCGGACCTTCACCGTGGGCATGCCCGTCACCGTGAAGGTCGTCTCCACGGATGAGCAATTGGGCCGGGTGGAGTTCGCCCTGGTCGAGTAG
- a CDS encoding ABC transporter substrate-binding protein, which yields MSSARPWSLLLGFCCVLLTTVTSCKKDTASGANAPLRVAFFPNITHAQALVANAEGLFGSQPGMGHVEVRQFNAGPAAMEALVAGSVDVAYVGPGPAINTYLKAGKELRIIAGAVNGGAVLVVKNAKTPQELKGKKLATPQLGNTQDIALRHWLKAQNLSIATDAGGDVQVIPISNPDILAQYLQGAIEGAWVPEPWGARMLAEGGGHILVDERDLWPDKRFPTTVVVTTKKVLETQRSRIAALLRIHVGLTERWRADPPAFATSVNAAFGQLTRKPLPAPVLQDAFSRLEPSLDPVPAALKTSAEHAKSLGFIPSDDITGLVDLSVLDEVRGGAKPN from the coding sequence ATGTCTTCCGCGCGTCCTTGGTCCCTGCTCCTGGGTTTCTGCTGCGTCCTCCTGACGACGGTCACGTCCTGCAAGAAGGACACGGCCTCCGGCGCCAACGCGCCCCTGCGCGTGGCCTTCTTCCCCAACATCACGCACGCCCAGGCGCTGGTGGCGAACGCCGAGGGGCTCTTCGGCTCGCAGCCCGGCATGGGCCACGTGGAGGTGCGGCAGTTCAACGCGGGCCCCGCGGCCATGGAGGCGCTGGTGGCCGGCTCCGTGGACGTGGCCTACGTGGGCCCGGGCCCCGCCATCAACACCTACCTCAAGGCCGGCAAGGAGCTGCGCATCATCGCGGGCGCGGTGAACGGCGGCGCGGTGCTGGTGGTGAAGAACGCGAAGACGCCCCAGGAGCTCAAGGGCAAGAAGCTGGCCACGCCGCAGCTGGGCAACACGCAGGACATCGCCCTGCGCCACTGGCTGAAGGCCCAGAACCTGAGCATCGCCACCGACGCGGGCGGCGACGTGCAGGTGATTCCCATCAGCAACCCGGACATCCTCGCCCAGTACCTCCAGGGCGCCATCGAGGGCGCGTGGGTGCCCGAGCCCTGGGGCGCGCGCATGCTCGCCGAAGGGGGTGGCCACATCCTGGTGGACGAGCGCGACCTCTGGCCGGACAAGCGCTTCCCCACCACGGTGGTGGTGACGACGAAGAAGGTGCTGGAGACGCAGCGGTCGCGCATCGCGGCGCTCCTGCGCATCCACGTGGGGCTCACCGAGCGCTGGCGCGCGGATCCGCCCGCCTTCGCCACGTCCGTCAACGCCGCCTTCGGGCAGCTCACGCGCAAGCCCCTGCCGGCGCCCGTGCTCCAGGACGCGTTCTCCCGCCTGGAGCCGAGCCTGGACCCGGTGCCCGCCGCGCTGAAGACCTCGGCCGAGCACGCGAAGTCGCTGGGGTTCATCCCCAGCGATGACATCACGGGGCTCGTGGACCTGAGCGTCCTGGACGAGGTGCGCGGCGGAGCGAAGCCGAACTAG
- a CDS encoding glucose 1-dehydrogenase: protein MKAVAAMFPSREVRVLDVPEPRLHVPTQVKVRTLEIGVCGTDQDILEGHHGAPPRGEDHLILGHECLGEVMEVGAHVQGLKPGDLVVPRVRRPCPHAGCPACRHGHPDFCVTGDYTERGIQGVHGFCSEHFVEDAAYLHKAEDGLRGVAVLTEPLTIAEKGLRQVAHIQSRLPWKVSPGKALVLGAGPVAQLGAMALLRAGFDVTVYSRSPKPNEKAAAAEAVGAPYVSSKEVPVEALKQKLGGVGVIYEATGAAKVAFDSLQVLEENGVLIFTGVPGREEPLELRGDQVLGQLVLGNRVVFGTVNAADSDFREALEDLARFRAKWPGRVEALITQRHPPSEFKHAVEAKGGIKHVISFQEHAR, encoded by the coding sequence ATGAAGGCCGTGGCCGCCATGTTCCCCTCGCGCGAGGTGCGCGTCCTCGACGTTCCCGAACCGCGGCTGCACGTGCCCACCCAGGTCAAGGTCCGCACCCTGGAGATTGGCGTCTGCGGCACCGACCAGGACATCCTGGAGGGCCACCACGGCGCACCGCCCAGGGGCGAGGACCACCTCATCCTGGGCCACGAGTGCCTGGGCGAGGTGATGGAGGTGGGCGCGCACGTGCAGGGGCTGAAGCCCGGGGACCTGGTGGTGCCCCGGGTGCGAAGGCCCTGTCCGCACGCGGGCTGCCCCGCGTGCCGTCACGGGCACCCGGACTTCTGCGTGACGGGGGACTACACGGAGCGCGGCATCCAGGGCGTGCACGGCTTCTGCTCGGAGCACTTCGTGGAGGACGCGGCCTACCTGCACAAGGCGGAGGACGGCCTGCGCGGCGTGGCCGTGCTCACGGAGCCGCTCACCATCGCGGAGAAGGGCCTGCGCCAGGTGGCGCACATCCAGTCCCGCCTGCCGTGGAAGGTGAGCCCGGGCAAGGCGCTGGTGCTGGGCGCGGGGCCGGTGGCGCAGCTGGGCGCCATGGCGCTGCTGCGCGCGGGCTTCGACGTGACGGTGTACTCGCGCAGCCCCAAGCCCAACGAGAAGGCCGCCGCGGCCGAGGCGGTGGGCGCGCCGTACGTCTCCTCGAAGGAGGTGCCGGTGGAGGCCCTGAAGCAGAAGCTGGGCGGCGTGGGCGTCATCTACGAGGCGACGGGGGCGGCGAAGGTGGCCTTCGATTCGCTCCAGGTGCTGGAGGAGAACGGCGTGCTCATCTTCACCGGCGTGCCCGGGCGCGAGGAGCCGCTCGAGCTGCGGGGAGACCAGGTGCTGGGGCAGCTCGTGCTCGGCAACCGGGTGGTTTTCGGCACGGTGAACGCGGCGGACAGCGACTTCCGTGAGGCGCTGGAGGACCTGGCCCGCTTCCGCGCGAAGTGGCCGGGGAGGGTGGAGGCGCTCATCACCCAGCGCCACCCGCCGTCGGAGTTCAAGCACGCCGTGGAGGCGAAGGGCGGCATCAAGCACGTCATTTCATTCCAGGAGCATGCCCGGTGA
- a CDS encoding NYN domain-containing protein has product MAGRTDEQHRIALFIDFENLVTNTGISASNFDLQPALDQLLEQGKVVFRRAYCDWSRFADAKQRLHDVGVELVDVPPSTRAGKNSADMRLVIDALELCYAREQIDTFVIGSGDSDFCPLAYKLRENGRTVIGLAVKEASSRMFVNACDQFIYMRPKGRGESSHKDKDHGRGARSDEGKGGKRGAKGHEGKGHETRAPGKEGAEPKGGKPKAEVPAIAREVVQSLLRRATGPLNPSLVKETIVRKEPDFDERDHGFSTFARLLEALEQEGLLRRIQQGRQGYIVGPDSDFGAPAREGKGAKGRNAKAPAPVEEEEEEELESYPDPEDEGL; this is encoded by the coding sequence TTGGCTGGACGTACCGACGAGCAGCACCGCATCGCCCTCTTCATCGACTTCGAGAACCTGGTCACCAACACCGGCATCAGCGCCAGCAACTTCGACTTGCAGCCCGCGCTGGACCAGTTGCTGGAGCAGGGCAAGGTCGTGTTCCGCCGCGCCTACTGTGACTGGTCTCGCTTCGCGGACGCGAAGCAGCGGCTGCACGACGTGGGCGTGGAGCTGGTGGACGTGCCCCCCTCCACCCGCGCCGGCAAGAACAGCGCGGACATGCGCCTGGTCATCGACGCGCTGGAGCTGTGCTACGCGCGCGAGCAGATCGACACCTTCGTCATCGGCTCCGGCGACAGCGACTTCTGCCCCCTGGCGTACAAGCTGCGTGAGAACGGCCGCACCGTCATTGGCCTGGCGGTGAAGGAGGCCAGCTCCCGCATGTTCGTGAACGCCTGCGACCAGTTCATCTACATGCGCCCCAAGGGCCGGGGCGAGTCCTCCCACAAGGACAAGGACCACGGCCGGGGCGCCCGCTCAGACGAGGGCAAGGGCGGCAAGCGCGGCGCCAAGGGCCACGAAGGCAAGGGGCACGAGACCAGGGCCCCCGGCAAGGAGGGCGCCGAGCCGAAGGGCGGCAAGCCCAAGGCGGAGGTGCCCGCCATCGCGCGCGAGGTGGTGCAGAGCCTGCTGCGCCGCGCGACGGGCCCGCTCAACCCGTCGCTCGTCAAGGAGACCATCGTCCGCAAGGAGCCCGACTTCGACGAGCGCGACCACGGCTTCTCCACCTTCGCGCGGCTGCTGGAGGCCCTGGAGCAGGAGGGGCTCCTGCGCCGCATCCAGCAGGGGCGCCAGGGCTACATCGTGGGCCCGGACTCGGACTTCGGCGCTCCGGCGCGCGAGGGCAAGGGCGCCAAGGGGCGCAACGCCAAGGCGCCCGCCCCGGTGGAGGAGGAAGAGGAAGAGGAGCTGGAGTCCTATCCGGACCCCGAGGACGAGGGGCTGTAG